In Halomarina salina, one DNA window encodes the following:
- a CDS encoding helix-turn-helix domain-containing protein — protein MVTVVDLTLPGDALPLGDVLLEDEDARIKPERMAPISDDVLPFFWISDGSVGNIERALAEESTVESTERLASVDGRHLYAMEWAGDLGVVVESLEATDGVILDGVGEQGRWELRIRFPSHDRLREFADRCRASDVRFDVGGIYNPHVPTAKDVLTPTQWETLNVAYERGYFEVPRQSTLADLSEQFGVTEQAVSQRLRRALNGLVGSVRFDSP, from the coding sequence ATGGTGACCGTGGTGGACCTGACGCTGCCGGGCGACGCGTTACCGCTCGGTGACGTGCTCCTCGAGGACGAGGATGCGCGTATCAAACCCGAGCGGATGGCGCCCATCAGCGACGACGTCCTCCCCTTCTTCTGGATATCCGACGGCTCCGTCGGGAACATCGAGCGAGCCCTCGCCGAGGAGTCGACGGTCGAATCCACCGAGCGACTGGCGTCTGTCGACGGCCGCCACCTGTACGCGATGGAGTGGGCCGGCGACCTGGGAGTCGTGGTCGAGTCGCTCGAAGCGACGGACGGCGTCATCCTCGACGGCGTCGGTGAGCAGGGTCGGTGGGAGCTCCGCATCCGGTTCCCGAGTCACGACCGTCTGCGGGAGTTCGCCGACCGCTGCCGGGCGTCCGACGTCAGGTTCGACGTCGGTGGCATCTACAACCCGCACGTCCCGACGGCGAAGGACGTCCTCACGCCCACGCAGTGGGAGACGCTCAACGTCGCGTACGAACGCGGCTACTTCGAGGTGCCACGGCAGTCGACGCTCGCCGACCTCTCGGAACAGTTCGGCGTCACGGAGCAGGCCGTCTCCCAGCGACTCCGGCGCGCCCTCAACGGTCTCGTCGGGAGCGTTCGGTTCGACTCGCCGTAG